A section of the Procambarus clarkii isolate CNS0578487 chromosome 68, FALCON_Pclarkii_2.0, whole genome shotgun sequence genome encodes:
- the LOC138355659 gene encoding probable ATP-dependent RNA helicase DDX43: YEKGYHRGENKYEKSEKCEPANEGLIDWDALIKASNKYEAERLAALPPLQKNLYVEDPEVKILSEKEVQNFRKKNFNITVRWDDGNSKKIPKPVLTFKQAFGPYPELLAEIERMGFETPSPIQCQSWPILMQGHDMIGIAQTGTGKTLAFLLPALLHIVAQPTPRWERVGPTCLVLAPTRELAQQIEKEVSKYQYENIRCVCVYGQGDKNQQIQKINAKSEIVIATPGRLNEFTSKRVIDLSGVSYLVLDEADRMLDMGFEHQIRKIVLDIRPDKQCVMTSATWPEGVRDLAKKLLKDPIHVVVGSLALQAVHTVTQHVTFCTEDGKKDELLKFIKGMATGDKAIVFVGRKVMVDHLSVLMLEAGQIVQSMHGDREQCDREEALNDLKTGKVKVLIATDVAARGIDVTDVTHILNYDCPRDMEEYVHRVGRTGRAGRTGCACTLVTREDWKTAGKLIEILKKSNQEVHPELYRMKERWEKARTEKNLRENTSRYRNRGPQDVYY; the protein is encoded by the exons TATGAAAAAGGTTATCACAGAGgtgaaaataaatatgaaaagAGCGAGAAATGTGAACCGGCAAATGAAGGACTAATTGATTGGGATGCACTTATTAAAGCGAGT aataaGTATGAGGCAGAACGTTTGGCTGCTCTGCCACCACTACAAAAGAATCTTTATGTTGAAGATCCTGAGGTCAAGATTCTCAGTGAAAAAGAAGTGCAGAATTTCAG AAAGAAGAATTTCAATATAACTGTTCGCTGGGACGATGGCAACAGTAAGAAAATACCAAAGCCTGTGCTCACGTTTAAGCAGGCATTTGGGCCTTATCCAGAGTTGCTGGCAGAAATAGAGAGGATGGGATTTGAGACCCCTTCACCAATACAGTGTCAGTCATGGCCAATCTTGATGCAAGGCCATGATATGATTGGAATTGCGCAAACAGGCACAG GAAAAACCTTGGCCTTCCTTCTGCCAGCACTGCTGCACATTGTTGCTCAGCCAACCCCTCGTTGGGAACGTGTTGGGCCTACTTGTCTTGTTCTCGCTCCAACTCGAGAATTGGCTCAACAAATTGAAAAGGAGGTGTCTAAATATCAATATGAAAATATTAGATG TGTGTGCGTATATGGTCAGGGCGATAAAAATCAGCAAATTCAGAAGATAAATGCCAAATCAGAAATTGTTATTGCTACTCCTGGGAGACTCAATGAATTTACCAGTAAAA GAGTCATCGATTTAAGTGGCGTATCGTACTTGGTTCTGGATGAAGCAGACCGTATGCTTGACATGGGATTTGAACACCAAATACGCAAGATTGTATTGGACATACGTCCAGACAAACAGTGTGTAATGACAAG TGCTACATGGCCTGAAGGTGTTAGAGACCTGGCAAAAAAGCTGCTGAAGGATCCTATACATGTTGTTGTGGGGAGTCTAGCTCTTCAGGCTGTGCACACAGTGACTCAACATGTCACCTTCTGTACTGAGGATGGGAAAAAGGATGAG CTTTTGAAGTTTATCAAGGGTATGGCTACCGGTGATAAGGCCATTGTGTTTGTCGGAAGGAAGGTAATGGTCGATCATCTTTCGGTCTTAATGCTTGAAGCAGGACAGATT GTACAGAGCATGCATGGTGACCGAGAACAGTGTGATCGTGAAGAAGCATTAAATGATCTAAAAACTGGGAAAGTCAAAGTTCTTATTGCCACCGATGTTGCTGCAAGAGGAATTGATGTTACTGATGTGAC ACACATTTTGAATTATGATTGTCCAAGAGATATGGAGGAGTATGTCCATCGTGTTGGTCGCACGGGCCGAGCTGGTCGCACTGGCTGTGCTTGTACATTAGTCACACGGGAGGACTGGAAGACCGCTGGCAAGTTGATTGAAATTTTGAAGAAGTCAAATCAG gAGGTCCACCCTGAATTATACCGCATGAAGGAACGTTGGGAGAAAGCCAGGACTGAAAAAAATCTTCGTGAAAATACAAGTCGGTATAGAAATAGGGGGCCTCAAGATGTATATTATTAA